In Tribolium castaneum strain GA2 chromosome 4, icTriCast1.1, whole genome shotgun sequence, one DNA window encodes the following:
- the LOC103315054 gene encoding cytochrome P450 4g15 isoform X1 — MKHFYLYLFSILFGLLLYCWSRRKLYKFSTQVQGPPTLPIVGNGLKFLCKKEDVLNVFIESLNPYPSPTRMWFGPRLVLFVKDPNQLQIILQSSKLATKAFFYKFLEPFLGQGLFTASGPKYKTDKKILQPLFSLKMLTNYCAVFQKHADKLVEGMAKHVDGPEFDVLDHLNFTAFESSMDLLLEDKNKHSIDYKDIPQYVRRFYHIFFNRITKFWLHFDFIFKRSSYYQEQRKMKAIANTMIEEIMYSTVPQVIQKLMEGGNISKKNSSMLEKLAELVVENPKDLTIENCVDHLMTFMATSQDSQSSAVAFTCMMLGAYPHIQDKVVEELSEVLSNKTCVTLDELSKLNYLDMCLKESMRLFPVAPFIFRDTTEEFQLENLTIPGNVTLALSIYHAHRDRNFWEKPDDFYPEHFAPEAVKNRHPFAFLPFSAGPRKCIAQQYSTTYMKIQLCTILQNYEIQCQYNTKNIKLTTDISVRPVQGYMLKIRKRRV; from the exons ATGaaacacttttatttgtatttgttttcCATTTTATTTGGTTTATTGCTCTATTGTTGGTCACGCAGAAAACTATACAAGTTCTCAACCCAAGTCCAAGGCCCCCCTACACTCCCTATCGTCGGCAATGGTTTAAAATTCTTATGCAAAAAAGAAG acgttTTAAACGTTTTCATCGAATCTCTAAACCCTTATCCATCACCAACGAGAATGTGGTTTGGGCCACGCTTAGTACTTTTCGTCAAAGATCCAAACCAGTTACAG ATTATTTTACAATCGTCGAAACTCGCGACTAAGGCTTTTTTCTACAAGTTCCTCGAACCGTTTCTAGGCCAAGGCTTATTTACAGCATCAGGGCCCAAAtacaaaactgataaaaaaatactgcAACCACTTTTCTCGCTAAAAATGCTAACAAATTATTGTGCAGTCTTTCAAAAACATGCAGATAAGTTGGTTGAAGGGATGGCCAAGCATGTGGATGGGCCCGAATTTGATGTTTTGGACCATTTGAATTTTACAGCGTTCGAATCATCCATgg ATTTGTTActcgaagacaaaaataaacactcGATCGATTACAAAGATATTCCACAATACGTTCGAAG ATTTTACCACATATTTTTTAACCGTATCACAAAGTTTTGGCTCCACTTTGATTTCATCTTCAAACGATCGTCCTACTACCAGGAGCAaagaaaaatgaaggcaatagCGAATACAATGATTGAAGAA ATAATGTACTCAACTGTTCCTCAAGTTATCCAAAAACTGATGGAAGGTGGAAACATTTCGAAGAAAAACAGTTCGATGTTGGAGAAATTGGCCGAGTTAGTGGTCGAGAACCCGAAAGATTTAACTATTGAAAATTGCGTTGATcatttaatgacttttatggcCACA agCCAGGATTCGCAAAGTTCCGCTGTTGCGTTCACTTGTATGATGTTAGGAGCCTATCCTCACAtccaa GATAAAGTCGTAGAAGAATTGAGCGAAGTACTAAGTAATAAGACGTGTGTCACTTTGGATGAATTATCAAAACTTAATTACTTGGACATGTGTTTGAAAGAATCAATGAGATTGTTTCCGGTTGCTCCTTTTATTTTCAGAGACACGACTGAAGAATTCCAATTGGAAAATCTCACAATTCCGGGAAATGTGACTTTAGCTTTGTCGATTTATCACGCCCACAGGGACCggaatttttgggaaaaaccGGACGATTtttacccggaacatttcgcTCCGGAAGCTGTGAAAAACCGGCATCCTTTTGCTTTTCTTCCGTTTAGTGCAGGTCCTCGCAAATGCATAGCACAGCAATATTCGACCACTTACATGAAGATTCAGCTCTgtacaattttacaaaattacgaGATCCAGTGTCAATACAAcacgaaaaatattaaactgaCAACGGATATTTCGGTCAGACCTGTACAGGGCTACATGCTTAAAATCCGCAAAAGGAgggtttga
- the LOC103315054 gene encoding cytochrome P450 4g15 isoform X2 gives MWECFYILSPCLNKKKLYKFSTQVQGPPTLPIVGNGLKFLCKKEDVLNVFIESLNPYPSPTRMWFGPRLVLFVKDPNQLQIILQSSKLATKAFFYKFLEPFLGQGLFTASGPKYKTDKKILQPLFSLKMLTNYCAVFQKHADKLVEGMAKHVDGPEFDVLDHLNFTAFESSMDLLLEDKNKHSIDYKDIPQYVRRFYHIFFNRITKFWLHFDFIFKRSSYYQEQRKMKAIANTMIEEIMYSTVPQVIQKLMEGGNISKKNSSMLEKLAELVVENPKDLTIENCVDHLMTFMATSQDSQSSAVAFTCMMLGAYPHIQDKVVEELSEVLSNKTCVTLDELSKLNYLDMCLKESMRLFPVAPFIFRDTTEEFQLENLTIPGNVTLALSIYHAHRDRNFWEKPDDFYPEHFAPEAVKNRHPFAFLPFSAGPRKCIAQQYSTTYMKIQLCTILQNYEIQCQYNTKNIKLTTDISVRPVQGYMLKIRKRRV, from the exons ATGTGGGAGTGTTTTTATATTCTCTCACCCTGCCTGAACAAAAA AAAACTATACAAGTTCTCAACCCAAGTCCAAGGCCCCCCTACACTCCCTATCGTCGGCAATGGTTTAAAATTCTTATGCAAAAAAGAAG acgttTTAAACGTTTTCATCGAATCTCTAAACCCTTATCCATCACCAACGAGAATGTGGTTTGGGCCACGCTTAGTACTTTTCGTCAAAGATCCAAACCAGTTACAG ATTATTTTACAATCGTCGAAACTCGCGACTAAGGCTTTTTTCTACAAGTTCCTCGAACCGTTTCTAGGCCAAGGCTTATTTACAGCATCAGGGCCCAAAtacaaaactgataaaaaaatactgcAACCACTTTTCTCGCTAAAAATGCTAACAAATTATTGTGCAGTCTTTCAAAAACATGCAGATAAGTTGGTTGAAGGGATGGCCAAGCATGTGGATGGGCCCGAATTTGATGTTTTGGACCATTTGAATTTTACAGCGTTCGAATCATCCATgg ATTTGTTActcgaagacaaaaataaacactcGATCGATTACAAAGATATTCCACAATACGTTCGAAG ATTTTACCACATATTTTTTAACCGTATCACAAAGTTTTGGCTCCACTTTGATTTCATCTTCAAACGATCGTCCTACTACCAGGAGCAaagaaaaatgaaggcaatagCGAATACAATGATTGAAGAA ATAATGTACTCAACTGTTCCTCAAGTTATCCAAAAACTGATGGAAGGTGGAAACATTTCGAAGAAAAACAGTTCGATGTTGGAGAAATTGGCCGAGTTAGTGGTCGAGAACCCGAAAGATTTAACTATTGAAAATTGCGTTGATcatttaatgacttttatggcCACA agCCAGGATTCGCAAAGTTCCGCTGTTGCGTTCACTTGTATGATGTTAGGAGCCTATCCTCACAtccaa GATAAAGTCGTAGAAGAATTGAGCGAAGTACTAAGTAATAAGACGTGTGTCACTTTGGATGAATTATCAAAACTTAATTACTTGGACATGTGTTTGAAAGAATCAATGAGATTGTTTCCGGTTGCTCCTTTTATTTTCAGAGACACGACTGAAGAATTCCAATTGGAAAATCTCACAATTCCGGGAAATGTGACTTTAGCTTTGTCGATTTATCACGCCCACAGGGACCggaatttttgggaaaaaccGGACGATTtttacccggaacatttcgcTCCGGAAGCTGTGAAAAACCGGCATCCTTTTGCTTTTCTTCCGTTTAGTGCAGGTCCTCGCAAATGCATAGCACAGCAATATTCGACCACTTACATGAAGATTCAGCTCTgtacaattttacaaaattacgaGATCCAGTGTCAATACAAcacgaaaaatattaaactgaCAACGGATATTTCGGTCAGACCTGTACAGGGCTACATGCTTAAAATCCGCAAAAGGAgggtttga